One Symbiobacterium terraclitae genomic region harbors:
- a CDS encoding Nif3-like dinuclear metal center hexameric protein, with protein sequence MEVLPVTTVAKIAAYVEELAPLEWAESWDNVGLQVGDPAAQVERVLVALELTDPVLEEAERAGCDLVVVHHPPIFRPLKALRFDGAAARRLQRLIVKGIALYAAHTNLDQAAGMTNDSLAAAAGLSEHQVLKRAGEERFLKLVVFVPRGHEDAVLEALAREGAGHIGNYSHCTFQAPGTGTFLPLEGTNPYIGRQGQLERAEEVRLETIVPESAAARAVRAMIAAHPYEEVAYDLYPLANPGRVRGHGRIGRLAQPVTLAALAERLKAALNTPTVRVVGDPGRQVATVAVGAGAGSDLIRPAAARGADVLVTGDVRYHEAQDALDLGIAVVDVGHYNAEAIAVRPLAAYLRERLRKDGAAVEVREAQSGGDPFRFI encoded by the coding sequence GTGGAGGTGCTGCCGGTGACGACCGTCGCGAAGATCGCGGCCTATGTTGAGGAACTGGCCCCGCTCGAATGGGCGGAGTCGTGGGACAATGTCGGCCTGCAGGTGGGCGACCCCGCCGCGCAGGTAGAGCGGGTGCTGGTCGCCCTTGAGCTGACCGACCCGGTGCTGGAGGAGGCCGAGCGCGCGGGGTGCGACCTGGTGGTGGTCCACCACCCGCCCATCTTCCGGCCGCTGAAGGCGCTGCGGTTCGACGGCGCGGCTGCGCGGCGGCTGCAGCGGCTCATCGTGAAGGGGATCGCCCTGTACGCCGCCCACACCAACCTCGACCAGGCGGCCGGCATGACCAACGACTCCCTGGCCGCCGCCGCCGGACTCTCCGAGCACCAGGTGCTGAAGCGGGCCGGCGAGGAGCGCTTCCTGAAGCTGGTGGTCTTCGTTCCCCGGGGCCACGAGGACGCGGTGCTGGAGGCGCTGGCCCGGGAGGGCGCGGGCCACATCGGCAACTACAGCCACTGCACATTCCAGGCCCCCGGCACGGGCACGTTCCTGCCCCTGGAGGGCACCAACCCGTACATCGGGCGGCAGGGCCAGCTGGAGCGGGCGGAAGAGGTGCGGCTGGAGACCATCGTGCCCGAGTCCGCCGCGGCCCGGGCCGTGCGGGCGATGATCGCGGCCCACCCGTACGAGGAGGTCGCCTACGACCTCTACCCGCTGGCCAATCCCGGGCGGGTGCGGGGCCACGGCCGCATCGGCCGGCTGGCGCAGCCGGTGACCCTGGCCGCGCTGGCCGAGCGCCTGAAGGCCGCCCTGAACACCCCCACCGTGCGGGTGGTGGGCGATCCCGGGCGGCAGGTCGCCACGGTGGCGGTCGGCGCCGGCGCTGGCTCTGACCTGATCCGCCCCGCCGCGGCGCGGGGGGCCGACGTGCTGGTGACCGGCGACGTGCGCTACCACGAGGCCCAGGACGCGCTGGACCTCGGGATCGCCGTGGTCGATGTCGGCCACTACAATGCCGAGGCCATCGCCGTCCGGCCGCTGGCCGCCTACCTGCGGGAGCGGCTCCGGAAGGACGGCGCGGCGGTCGAGGTGAGGGAGGCGCAGTCGGGCGGCGACCCGTTCCGCTTTATCTAG
- a CDS encoding tRNA (adenine(22)-N(1))-methyltransferase: MLQLPPRLAAVARHVPQGQTFADIGTDHAYLPAHLVAAGHVPRAVAGDILPGPLAAARNTVDAAGLADRIDLRLGPGLSVLAPGEAACVAVCGMGGPLIARILEEGPLAGVRRLVLQPMGGEAQLRRWLAANGWKLVAEEIVEDGGRLYPVLVAEPGEMALSRAEEEVGPLLLRQGGPLVRRHVAEKLALARRALEGAQRSDRPAARARAAELAGLVRLLAEAAERLGEAPGGGPPGASAETIGHV; this comes from the coding sequence ATGCTTCAGCTGCCGCCCCGACTCGCCGCCGTGGCCCGCCATGTGCCGCAGGGCCAGACCTTTGCCGACATCGGAACCGACCACGCTTATCTGCCCGCCCACCTGGTGGCCGCGGGCCACGTGCCGCGCGCTGTCGCCGGCGACATCCTGCCCGGGCCACTGGCCGCAGCGCGCAACACCGTCGACGCGGCGGGCCTCGCCGACCGCATCGACCTGCGGCTGGGTCCTGGCCTCTCCGTGCTCGCCCCGGGCGAGGCCGCCTGCGTGGCCGTCTGCGGCATGGGCGGCCCGCTGATCGCCCGCATCCTGGAGGAGGGGCCCCTCGCGGGGGTCCGCCGGCTCGTGCTGCAGCCGATGGGGGGCGAGGCGCAGCTGAGGCGCTGGCTGGCGGCCAACGGCTGGAAGCTGGTGGCCGAGGAGATCGTGGAGGACGGCGGGCGGCTCTATCCGGTGCTGGTGGCGGAGCCGGGCGAGATGGCCCTCAGCCGCGCCGAGGAGGAGGTCGGGCCGTTGCTGCTCCGGCAGGGAGGGCCGCTGGTGCGGCGCCACGTGGCGGAGAAGCTGGCCCTGGCCCGGCGGGCCCTGGAGGGCGCGCAGCGGTCGGACCGGCCCGCGGCGAGGGCGCGGGCGGCCGAACTGGCCGGCCTCGTGCGGCTGCTCGCCGAGGCTGCCGAACGCCTGGGCGAGGCGCCCGGTGGCGGCCCCCCCGGCGCTTCAGCGGAGACCATCGGTCATGTATAA
- a CDS encoding DUF2804 domain-containing protein, producing the protein MKTEPELHAPILLCDEHGRLNPDAVGWSRRPLHRCNLRGHWLRKKRWNYWAITTDTHLFSLTLTHLDYAALAFAYFLDFATHEFIEQTVLHPFGRRLVLPEGVEGDVLFEDPRLRMLMADDGTNVRLVTESPDFGGMSLEASFTVIRPPGQESVNVVIPWSRSRFQFTSKQEALPARGEVRLGDRRIPFDGFACLDFGRGVWPYRGFWNWAAASGVQGGRTVGLNLGGGWTDGTGMNENGFVVDGRVTKVHDDLRFEYDPADFMRPWRIRTRATDQVDLLFEPFFERVAKTDALIVRSEVHQMIGRFSGSVTTVDGERIAIDRMVGWAEEHRARW; encoded by the coding sequence GTGAAGACGGAACCGGAACTGCACGCACCGATCCTGCTCTGCGACGAGCACGGGCGACTCAACCCGGACGCCGTGGGCTGGTCGCGCCGCCCTCTGCACCGCTGCAACCTGCGTGGCCACTGGCTGCGCAAGAAGCGCTGGAACTACTGGGCGATCACCACCGACACCCACCTCTTCTCGCTGACGCTGACGCACCTCGACTACGCCGCCCTGGCGTTCGCTTACTTCCTCGACTTTGCCACGCACGAGTTCATCGAGCAGACGGTCCTGCACCCCTTCGGGAGGCGACTGGTCCTCCCCGAGGGCGTGGAGGGGGACGTGCTCTTCGAGGATCCGAGGCTCCGCATGCTGATGGCCGACGACGGCACGAACGTCCGCCTGGTGACGGAGAGCCCTGACTTCGGCGGGATGTCCCTGGAGGCCAGCTTCACCGTCATCCGCCCGCCCGGCCAGGAGTCCGTCAACGTCGTCATCCCGTGGAGCCGCAGCCGGTTCCAGTTCACCTCAAAGCAGGAGGCGCTGCCCGCACGGGGCGAGGTGCGCCTGGGGGACCGGCGGATCCCCTTCGACGGCTTCGCCTGCCTCGACTTCGGCCGGGGCGTCTGGCCCTACCGGGGCTTCTGGAACTGGGCGGCCGCCTCCGGGGTCCAGGGCGGCCGTACCGTGGGCCTGAACCTGGGCGGCGGCTGGACCGACGGCACGGGGATGAACGAGAACGGCTTCGTCGTGGACGGGCGTGTGACCAAGGTCCACGACGACCTGCGCTTCGAGTACGACCCCGCCGACTTCATGCGCCCCTGGCGCATCCGCACCCGGGCCACGGATCAGGTGGACCTGCTCTTCGAGCCGTTCTTCGAGCGGGTGGCCAAGACCGACGCGCTGATCGTGCGCTCCGAGGTTCACCAGATGATCGGGCGCTTCAGCGGCAGTGTGACGACGGTCGACGGCGAGCGCATCGCCATCGACCGGATGGTCGGCTGGGCAGAGGAGCACCGCGCCCGCTGGTGA
- the aceA gene encoding isocitrate lyase, producing MRTDDRVRREAAELEREWATSPRWAGVERPYSARDVVRLRGSFQVEYTLARRAAEKLWHLLHTEDYIPALGALTGNQAVQMVKAGLKAIYLSGWQVAADANLAGQMYPDQSLYPVNSVPAVVQRINNALRRADQIAWSEGRCDIDWMVPIVADAEAGFGGPLNAFELMKAMIEAGAAAVHWEDQLASEKKCGHMGGKVLVPTSQHIRTLVAARLAADVMGVPTLIVARTDSLGATLLTSDIDPRDREFLTGERTVEGFYKVRNGIEAAIARGLAYAPYADIIWCETATPDLNEARQFAEAIKRAYPDKLLAYNCSPSFNWKRHLDDATIARFQRELGAMGYKFQFITLAGFHALNASMFELAKGYAAEGMTAYVRLQEKEFAMERDGYTATRHQREVGTGYFDEVSQVISGGNSSTLALRGSTEEAQFTVAD from the coding sequence ATGCGCACAGACGACAGGGTTCGGCGCGAGGCGGCCGAACTGGAGCGGGAGTGGGCGACCAGCCCCCGTTGGGCAGGCGTGGAGCGGCCCTATTCGGCCCGGGACGTGGTGCGGCTCAGGGGTTCCTTCCAGGTGGAGTACACGCTGGCCCGGCGGGCCGCGGAGAAGCTCTGGCACCTCCTGCACACCGAGGATTACATCCCGGCCCTCGGGGCCCTGACGGGCAATCAGGCGGTGCAGATGGTCAAGGCCGGGCTGAAGGCGATCTACCTGTCCGGCTGGCAGGTGGCGGCGGACGCCAACCTGGCGGGGCAGATGTATCCCGACCAGTCGCTCTACCCGGTCAACTCGGTGCCGGCGGTGGTGCAGCGCATCAACAACGCCCTGCGTCGGGCCGACCAGATCGCCTGGTCGGAGGGCAGGTGCGACATCGACTGGATGGTGCCGATCGTCGCCGACGCCGAGGCGGGCTTCGGCGGCCCCCTCAACGCCTTCGAGCTGATGAAGGCGATGATCGAGGCCGGCGCGGCCGCGGTGCACTGGGAGGACCAGCTGGCGTCGGAGAAGAAGTGCGGCCACATGGGCGGCAAGGTGCTGGTGCCGACGAGCCAGCACATCCGCACGCTGGTGGCGGCCCGCCTGGCCGCGGACGTGATGGGCGTGCCCACGCTCATCGTGGCCCGCACCGACTCGCTGGGCGCGACCCTGCTCACCAGCGACATCGACCCGCGGGACCGGGAGTTCCTCACCGGCGAGCGGACCGTGGAGGGCTTCTACAAGGTGCGCAACGGCATCGAGGCGGCCATCGCCCGGGGCTTGGCGTACGCCCCGTACGCGGACATCATCTGGTGCGAGACGGCCACACCGGACCTGAACGAGGCCAGGCAGTTCGCCGAGGCGATCAAGAGGGCCTACCCCGACAAGCTGCTGGCCTACAACTGCTCGCCCTCCTTCAACTGGAAGCGCCACCTGGACGACGCAACCATCGCCCGGTTCCAGCGGGAGCTCGGCGCCATGGGCTACAAGTTCCAGTTCATCACCCTGGCGGGCTTCCACGCCCTCAACGCCTCGATGTTCGAGCTGGCCAAGGGCTACGCCGCCGAGGGGATGACGGCCTACGTGCGGCTGCAGGAGAAGGAGTTCGCCATGGAGCGGGACGGCTACACGGCAACCCGGCACCAGCGCGAGGTGGGCACGGGCTACTTCGACGAGGTGTCGCAGGTGATCTCCGGCGGCAACTCGTCCACCCTGGCGCTGCGGGGCTCCACCGAGGAGGCGCAGTTCACGGTAGCCGACTAG